One segment of Anatilimnocola aggregata DNA contains the following:
- a CDS encoding serine/threonine-protein kinase codes for MDLTINAGTEAWSEIEQWVTRFLAAWQAQHFPKLVDYLPAHPYSLRKLTLIELIKADLEQRSHLHDFKSLESYAAELPEMLDDGHIPLELICEEYHVRRAASQVVSLDQYCERFPRSSAALRRVIGDPNTATTSTAICRTELMADLHAGQRLDDFELLFELGKGAFGRVYLARQVSMQRQVALKISADKGNEPQTLAQLDHPGIVRVFDQRQMIERKLRLLYMEFAPSGTLLEVVKLVQQNPASARSGQILVLAATQAMIKAGVPPLSVAGWPKEIASAPWSQVVCRIGAKLAEALEYAHGRGILHRDIKPANVLIGADGWPKLADFNISFCSKIEGASPAAYFGGSLAYMSPEQLEACSPQHTRQPEELDQRSDLFSLGVLLWELYFGERPFDDGSLDNEWSTKLVEMIRRRNDERPYRGATPTDSVGHRLEKVLRQLLSPNPEDRPANGIELARQLRLCLIPGAASFLERAQSGWRGLALKYPLLSLIPINIPPLAIWGAINFFYNQDEMIHNFRRELQIGGDTAGYEAAQVAIKAVFQSTSIFVNSIFYPLGVALVLLYMMPVSHAIRQYRERGGTMDPSAVNMARRRVLWWGSCLCWVAAIEWVIAGIVFPTSIHLFLPAEFGPVPAKFYIHFVISQTLCGLMSLGLPWLATTWVVLRAHYPALLGAGTPDEWEQQQLGRIRRQSAWFLVSTVIVSLVALLILASGYPPTEYKGDPWSNQIPWLVVTIVAAIITILGSFFLYQQIQEDLKVLLAVIRAGDPSVTVSTSIDSM; via the coding sequence ATGGACCTGACGATCAATGCCGGCACCGAAGCCTGGAGCGAGATCGAGCAATGGGTCACGCGGTTTCTTGCGGCCTGGCAGGCTCAGCATTTTCCAAAGCTGGTCGACTATCTTCCCGCTCACCCGTATTCGCTCCGCAAGCTGACGCTGATTGAGTTAATCAAGGCCGACCTGGAACAGCGGTCGCACTTGCATGACTTCAAGTCGCTCGAAAGCTATGCAGCGGAATTGCCCGAAATGCTCGACGATGGGCATATTCCGCTGGAGTTGATCTGCGAAGAGTATCACGTTCGGCGGGCGGCGTCGCAGGTGGTTTCGCTCGATCAATACTGTGAGCGGTTTCCTCGCTCGTCGGCCGCTTTGCGGCGCGTGATTGGCGATCCCAATACGGCTACCACATCCACCGCGATCTGCCGCACCGAACTCATGGCCGATTTGCACGCAGGGCAGCGACTCGACGATTTTGAACTGCTGTTCGAACTAGGCAAGGGAGCCTTCGGACGAGTCTATCTCGCCCGGCAAGTCTCGATGCAGCGGCAAGTGGCGCTGAAGATCTCTGCCGATAAAGGGAACGAGCCACAAACGCTGGCCCAGCTCGATCATCCGGGTATCGTGCGGGTGTTCGATCAGCGGCAAATGATCGAACGCAAACTGCGGCTGCTGTATATGGAGTTCGCTCCCAGCGGTACGTTGCTCGAAGTGGTCAAACTGGTGCAGCAGAATCCAGCCTCGGCGCGCAGCGGACAAATCCTAGTGCTCGCCGCGACCCAGGCCATGATTAAAGCGGGGGTGCCGCCCCTGTCGGTCGCTGGCTGGCCCAAAGAAATTGCCTCGGCCCCGTGGAGCCAGGTTGTCTGCCGCATTGGGGCCAAGCTGGCCGAAGCGTTGGAATATGCGCATGGCCGCGGCATTTTGCATCGCGATATCAAGCCCGCGAACGTGCTGATTGGGGCCGATGGCTGGCCCAAGCTGGCCGACTTTAACATCAGCTTTTGTTCGAAGATCGAAGGGGCGTCGCCAGCCGCCTATTTTGGTGGCAGCCTCGCCTACATGTCGCCCGAGCAACTTGAAGCTTGCAGCCCGCAACATACGCGCCAGCCCGAAGAACTCGATCAACGGAGCGATCTCTTTTCGCTCGGCGTGCTGCTGTGGGAACTCTACTTCGGCGAGCGACCGTTCGACGACGGCTCACTCGACAACGAATGGAGCACCAAGCTGGTCGAGATGATTCGTCGCCGCAACGACGAACGCCCCTATCGCGGCGCAACTCCCACCGACAGTGTCGGGCATCGCTTGGAAAAAGTCCTCCGCCAGCTCCTCTCGCCGAACCCCGAAGACCGCCCCGCCAACGGCATCGAACTCGCTCGGCAATTACGCCTCTGCCTCATTCCCGGGGCCGCTTCATTTCTCGAACGGGCACAAAGTGGTTGGCGCGGGTTGGCGCTGAAGTATCCGCTGTTGTCGTTGATTCCGATCAACATTCCGCCGTTGGCGATCTGGGGTGCCATTAATTTCTTCTACAACCAAGATGAGATGATTCACAACTTTCGCCGCGAACTGCAAATCGGGGGCGATACGGCAGGCTATGAGGCGGCTCAGGTGGCGATCAAGGCCGTGTTTCAAAGCACTTCGATCTTTGTGAACTCCATTTTCTATCCACTCGGGGTCGCGCTGGTTCTGCTTTATATGATGCCGGTCAGTCACGCGATTCGGCAGTATCGCGAGCGCGGCGGAACGATGGATCCCAGTGCCGTGAATATGGCGCGCAGGCGTGTCCTGTGGTGGGGCTCGTGCTTGTGTTGGGTGGCGGCCATCGAGTGGGTGATTGCGGGAATCGTCTTTCCCACGTCCATTCACCTCTTTCTGCCAGCGGAATTCGGGCCGGTCCCGGCGAAGTTCTACATTCACTTCGTGATCTCACAGACCTTGTGCGGCCTTATGTCTCTCGGGCTCCCTTGGCTGGCGACGACTTGGGTCGTCTTGCGCGCCCATTATCCCGCGTTGCTTGGGGCGGGCACCCCGGACGAATGGGAACAGCAACAGTTGGGCCGGATTCGCCGCCAATCGGCCTGGTTTTTGGTCAGTACCGTGATCGTTTCCCTCGTTGCGCTGCTCATTCTGGCCTCGGGTTATCCGCCAACTGAATATAAGGGCGATCCTTGGTCCAACCAAATCCCTTGGTTAGTCGTAACAATTGTTGCCGCGATCATCACGATTTTGGGGTCGTTCTTCCTGTACCAACAGATTCAAGAAGACCTGAAGGTTCTCCTGGCCGTGATCCGCGCTGGTGACCCCTCAGTGACCGTCAGTACTTCGATCGATTCCATGTGA
- a CDS encoding sigma-70 family RNA polymerase sigma factor gives MNESPDDPLVQRLRQREPAALAEFLQQRRAPLMAFIERQLGTALRRKVEPDDVFQEASAEAVRALPNAELSERDPFSWLCQIAERRIVDLHRRYFDAQKRDAGREVPLGAGSTDTAAPNLAQMLAASITSPSAAFSRNVREARLESALQALPDDQREALRLRYQFDMPSKEIAEKLGKTDAAVRVMLTRSLKKLQQLLGEEISPKDIS, from the coding sequence ATGAATGAATCGCCCGACGATCCACTCGTACAGCGTTTGCGGCAACGCGAACCGGCGGCGCTGGCCGAGTTCCTGCAGCAGAGACGCGCCCCGTTAATGGCCTTCATCGAACGGCAATTGGGAACCGCCCTGCGCCGCAAAGTCGAGCCGGACGACGTTTTTCAAGAAGCGTCAGCCGAAGCAGTGAGGGCTCTGCCGAATGCAGAACTGTCGGAACGCGATCCGTTCTCGTGGCTTTGCCAAATCGCCGAGCGCCGAATTGTCGACTTGCATCGCCGCTATTTTGACGCTCAAAAGCGCGATGCTGGCCGAGAAGTTCCGCTGGGGGCCGGCAGCACCGATACCGCTGCCCCGAATCTCGCGCAGATGCTTGCTGCCAGCATTACCTCGCCGAGCGCTGCCTTCTCGCGCAACGTGCGCGAAGCACGGCTGGAAAGCGCCCTGCAAGCGTTGCCAGACGATCAGCGCGAAGCACTTCGCCTGCGCTACCAGTTCGATATGCCGTCGAAAGAAATCGCCGAGAAGCTCGGCAAGACCGACGCCGCAGTCCGCGTCATGCTCACCCGCTCGCTGAAGAAGCTGCAGCAACTGCTGGGGGAAGAGATCAGCCCGAAAGATATTTCGTAG
- the hpt gene encoding hypoxanthine phosphoribosyltransferase, whose amino-acid sequence MKTLVTEQQIQDSITRLAQDIREREAGKPLTVIAIMTGAIVFLADLMRKLELPMRVGVVQTSSYRGGTTRGSLSINSDMMLDVKGRDVLLVDDIFDTGHTLKEVIAMIDELGPRSVRSAVLLLKKGRQEVEMRPDYVGFEIPDEFVVGYGLDYQDMYRNLPYLAALEESDLVAHK is encoded by the coding sequence GTGAAAACGTTGGTCACCGAGCAGCAGATTCAGGATTCCATCACCCGGCTGGCTCAGGACATCCGCGAGCGCGAAGCGGGCAAGCCCCTCACCGTAATCGCCATCATGACCGGTGCCATCGTCTTCCTGGCCGACCTGATGCGCAAACTCGAACTGCCGATGAGAGTCGGCGTCGTACAGACCAGCAGCTATCGGGGCGGCACCACGCGCGGGTCGCTCTCGATTAATAGCGACATGATGCTCGATGTCAAAGGGCGAGACGTCCTGCTGGTCGACGACATTTTCGATACCGGCCACACGCTCAAGGAAGTCATCGCCATGATCGACGAACTTGGTCCGCGGTCGGTGCGTTCGGCGGTCTTGCTGCTGAAGAAGGGGCGACAGGAAGTCGAGATGCGTCCCGACTACGTCGGCTTTGAAATCCCCGACGAGTTCGTCGTCGGCTATGGCCTCGACTATCAAGACATGTATCGCAACTTGCCCTACCTGGCCGCCCTCGAAGAGAGCGACCTGGTTGCGCACAAGTAG
- a CDS encoding Gfo/Idh/MocA family protein, with protein sequence MSRANRSSRRQFLHAAAGATAGAMVAPYFLSERPVIAQDATTKSANDRPILGCIGVGDRWNAVGPQAMNFGDCVAVCDVDTAMTDKAKAKVSDIQSKAGRNRDVAVYGDYRKLLDDKNIQVVTIVTPDHWHSKIAIEAMKAGKDVYCEKPLTLTIDEGKQIIKVLKETGRVFQVGTQQRSEMSANKGEFKSQFLTAVALCRQGRLGEIKKVQCAIGASIASPVLPKAPVPSTLNWEMWLGQAPMTEYVMSPTGSSNKNYPASRVHYEFRWWYEYSGGKMTDWGAHHVDIAQWAIGMENSGPNSVEGTAKHPVPFKDGWPTVDNMYNAATEFMVKANFPNGVEMTIRHDTENGITIEGTKGTIFVSRGALRDVTGTVIADLKQENPLPEEVITKLYKGKKPGNHMANFFECVTSRDQPISDVYTHHRSMSTCHLANIAIRLDRKLKWNPETEQIEGDDMANSFVKREQRKGYEVTA encoded by the coding sequence ATGTCCCGAGCGAATCGTTCGTCCCGTCGTCAGTTTCTGCATGCCGCCGCCGGTGCCACCGCTGGCGCGATGGTCGCGCCTTATTTTCTGAGCGAGCGACCCGTTATCGCCCAGGATGCAACAACCAAGAGTGCCAACGACCGTCCAATTCTGGGCTGCATTGGCGTCGGCGATCGCTGGAATGCCGTCGGGCCGCAAGCGATGAATTTTGGTGACTGCGTGGCTGTGTGCGATGTCGACACCGCCATGACCGATAAGGCGAAGGCCAAGGTCAGCGACATTCAAAGCAAAGCGGGCCGCAACCGCGATGTGGCCGTTTACGGTGATTATCGCAAGCTGCTCGACGACAAGAACATTCAAGTGGTAACCATCGTCACGCCCGATCACTGGCACAGCAAGATCGCCATCGAAGCGATGAAGGCGGGCAAAGATGTCTACTGCGAAAAGCCGCTGACCCTCACCATCGACGAAGGGAAGCAGATCATCAAGGTGCTGAAGGAAACCGGCCGCGTCTTTCAGGTGGGCACGCAGCAGCGGAGCGAAATGAGCGCGAACAAGGGTGAGTTCAAGTCGCAGTTCCTCACCGCCGTTGCCCTTTGTCGCCAAGGCCGCCTGGGGGAGATCAAGAAGGTGCAGTGTGCCATCGGCGCTTCGATCGCCAGCCCCGTGTTGCCCAAAGCTCCAGTTCCCAGCACGCTCAATTGGGAAATGTGGCTGGGCCAGGCACCGATGACGGAATACGTGATGTCGCCGACCGGCAGCTCGAATAAGAATTATCCGGCCAGCCGCGTGCATTACGAGTTCCGTTGGTGGTACGAATACTCGGGGGGCAAAATGACCGACTGGGGTGCGCACCATGTCGACATCGCCCAATGGGCCATCGGCATGGAAAACAGCGGGCCGAACAGCGTGGAAGGGACCGCCAAGCATCCGGTGCCGTTCAAAGACGGCTGGCCGACCGTCGACAACATGTACAACGCAGCCACCGAGTTCATGGTGAAGGCCAATTTCCCGAATGGTGTCGAAATGACCATCCGTCACGACACCGAAAACGGCATCACCATCGAGGGAACCAAGGGGACGATCTTCGTCAGCCGTGGTGCCCTCCGCGATGTGACTGGCACCGTGATCGCCGACCTGAAGCAAGAAAACCCGCTGCCGGAAGAAGTGATCACCAAATTGTATAAGGGCAAAAAGCCCGGCAATCACATGGCCAACTTCTTCGAGTGTGTCACCTCGCGCGATCAGCCGATCAGCGATGTCTATACGCATCACCGCTCGATGTCGACCTGCCACCTGGCCAACATCGCCATCCGCCTCGACCGCAAGTTGAAATGGAATCCCGAGACCGAACAAATCGAGGGAGACGATATGGCCAACTCGTTCGTCAAGCGCGAACAGCGCAAGGGATATGAAGTGACGGCGTAA
- a CDS encoding DUF1553 domain-containing protein has protein sequence MPRFVWQAASSLALLATVVVAWVESVAAKEPELPAAVARPVDFVDDVLPVLQKHCFSCHGADEQESGLRLDLKKSALAGGDSGAVIVPGKSAESRLIQLVAGLDGELMPPADKGERLTAAQVSLLRGWIDQGAKWPDQSLAQLQAARHWSLQPIKAIAPPTVANANRLQQPIDAFVLARLAKEKLEPSPLTDRATLIRRLSLDLQGLPPTPDEVDAFVNDARPDATEHLVDRLLASPRYGERWGRHWLDQARYADSDGYEKDRPRPFAYRYRDWVIAALNADMPFDQFTVEQLAGDLLPGATTEQKIATGLHRNTLHNTEGGIDPEEDRVKKTVDRTNTLGAVWLGLTLGCAQCHSHKYDPISQREYFALYAVFNSITEHDLEAPTADEATKLAASREQHTKETESLKAALTAYETNIHPGVMASWEESIRTAEKPPAGVPPKFVKTIKKPAEERTPAEVKELTQHHRLLDPEWAKLNKALTDHQAKMPKLPPERMAQTVVEMPKPRETRLHLRGDFLSPGDVVAAGTPEILPQLALEKSQQLNRLELAKWVTSDQNPLTARVTANRVWQQLFGRGIVATSDDFGRQGDKPTHPQLLDWLADDFRRRDWSLKQLQRRIVTSSTYQQSSAVRSDLRTVDPDNELLARQIRKRVEAEILRDVSLSAAGLLCEKIGGPSVRPPQPADYANLTYAGSAKWVESKGGDRYRRGFYTFFQRTSPYPMLSTFDAPDATECTVRRQTSNTPIQSLTLWNDLVFFEAAQQLARRVVTEVPTGMNAEQVTRARASQAMRHCLGRTPSQEEVDEVVSLFQDQLRLADNNAAAAQAAVGPGTSPDGVTRGELAAWVNVSRTLMNLDEFVTRE, from the coding sequence ATGCCTAGGTTCGTTTGGCAAGCAGCAAGCAGCTTGGCTCTGTTGGCTACGGTCGTCGTTGCCTGGGTGGAATCTGTAGCGGCGAAAGAGCCTGAGCTCCCCGCGGCGGTCGCGCGGCCGGTCGACTTCGTCGACGATGTGCTCCCGGTGCTTCAGAAGCATTGCTTCTCGTGTCACGGTGCCGACGAACAAGAGAGCGGCCTGCGGCTGGATCTAAAGAAGTCGGCGTTGGCCGGCGGCGATAGCGGGGCAGTGATCGTGCCAGGCAAAAGTGCCGAGAGCCGACTTATACAGCTTGTTGCAGGCTTGGATGGCGAACTGATGCCCCCGGCCGATAAGGGCGAGCGACTAACCGCGGCTCAGGTTTCGCTGCTGCGAGGCTGGATCGATCAGGGGGCGAAGTGGCCCGATCAATCGTTGGCGCAGTTACAGGCCGCGCGACATTGGTCTCTGCAGCCGATCAAAGCGATCGCTCCACCAACGGTGGCCAACGCGAATCGCTTGCAACAGCCCATCGATGCGTTTGTGCTGGCGCGGTTAGCAAAAGAAAAGCTCGAGCCTTCGCCGCTGACCGATCGCGCTACACTGATTCGCCGCCTGTCGCTCGACCTGCAAGGCTTGCCGCCGACCCCGGACGAAGTCGACGCGTTCGTGAACGATGCGCGACCCGATGCAACCGAGCATCTCGTCGATCGACTTCTCGCCTCGCCCCGCTATGGTGAACGTTGGGGCCGCCACTGGCTCGACCAGGCGCGCTACGCCGACAGCGACGGCTACGAAAAAGATCGTCCGCGGCCGTTTGCCTATCGCTATCGCGATTGGGTCATTGCCGCGCTTAATGCCGACATGCCCTTCGACCAGTTCACCGTCGAACAGCTGGCCGGCGACCTGCTCCCCGGTGCGACGACAGAGCAGAAAATTGCGACCGGCTTGCATCGCAATACGCTGCACAACACCGAAGGTGGGATCGATCCCGAGGAAGACCGCGTGAAGAAAACGGTCGATCGCACAAACACGCTCGGCGCGGTTTGGCTGGGACTCACGTTGGGTTGTGCGCAGTGCCATTCGCACAAGTACGACCCCATTTCGCAGCGCGAGTATTTTGCCCTGTATGCCGTGTTCAACAGCATCACCGAGCACGACCTGGAAGCGCCGACCGCTGACGAGGCAACTAAGTTGGCAGCCTCGCGCGAGCAGCATACGAAAGAAACGGAATCCCTCAAGGCTGCCCTCACTGCCTATGAAACGAACATTCATCCCGGCGTCATGGCGTCGTGGGAAGAATCGATCCGCACCGCTGAAAAGCCACCCGCGGGCGTTCCGCCAAAGTTTGTGAAGACGATCAAGAAGCCAGCGGAAGAACGGACGCCAGCGGAAGTGAAAGAACTAACGCAGCATCATCGGCTGCTTGATCCTGAATGGGCCAAGTTGAATAAGGCGCTCACCGATCATCAGGCGAAGATGCCAAAGCTCCCTCCGGAACGAATGGCCCAAACGGTGGTCGAAATGCCGAAGCCGCGCGAGACTCGCTTGCATCTGCGGGGCGATTTTTTGAGTCCCGGCGATGTTGTCGCCGCCGGCACGCCTGAGATTCTTCCGCAATTAGCTTTGGAAAAGTCACAACAACTGAATCGCCTGGAACTGGCGAAGTGGGTTACGTCGGATCAAAATCCGCTCACCGCGCGAGTGACCGCCAATCGCGTTTGGCAGCAGTTGTTCGGCCGCGGCATTGTGGCCACCAGCGATGACTTTGGTCGCCAAGGCGATAAGCCCACGCATCCGCAACTGCTCGATTGGCTGGCCGATGATTTTCGCCGCCGGGACTGGAGCCTGAAGCAACTGCAGCGCCGCATTGTCACTTCGTCCACCTATCAACAGTCGTCGGCCGTCCGCAGCGACTTGCGCACCGTTGATCCGGACAATGAACTTCTCGCCCGCCAAATCCGCAAGCGCGTCGAAGCGGAGATTCTGCGCGATGTTTCCCTCTCGGCCGCCGGCCTGCTGTGCGAAAAGATCGGCGGCCCCAGTGTGCGACCGCCGCAGCCTGCCGATTATGCGAACCTGACCTATGCTGGCAGTGCCAAGTGGGTCGAAAGCAAAGGTGGCGACCGGTATCGTCGCGGCTTCTATACCTTCTTCCAACGTACCTCGCCCTATCCGATGCTCAGCACATTCGATGCGCCGGATGCGACCGAATGTACCGTTCGGCGGCAAACGAGCAACACGCCGATTCAGTCCCTCACGCTCTGGAACGATCTCGTTTTCTTCGAAGCGGCCCAACAGCTGGCTCGCCGCGTTGTGACCGAAGTCCCCACGGGCATGAACGCCGAGCAAGTGACTCGGGCCCGGGCTTCGCAGGCCATGCGGCATTGCCTCGGTCGCACTCCCAGTCAGGAAGAAGTCGACGAAGTGGTTTCGCTCTTTCAAGATCAACTCCGCCTGGCCGACAACAATGCAGCTGCCGCCCAGGCTGCTGTTGGCCCCGGAACATCGCCGGATGGTGTAACTCGCGGTGAATTGGCCGCATGGGTCAATGTCAGCCGGACGCTAATGAACCTCGACGAATTTGTGACGCGGGAGTAA
- a CDS encoding DUF1501 domain-containing protein, whose protein sequence is MDPQEAAFLSARRKFMTSTASGLGLAALTSLLQRDGLLAAEGEKPDEVNPLAPKQPHHAPKAKSCIFILPEGAPSHLDLFDQKPKLQELHGQQLPASLTEKVRFAFIKKETAVLWGSRRKFTKHGNCGMELSDFLPHLGKCADDIQLIRSMHTDAFNHHPAQLMLMSGVPRFGRPSIGSWLTYGLGSESENLPGYVVLTAGRGGSGGVSNWSSGFLPSTYQGVLFRGQGDPVLNLGNPPGITREMQDRGLESLGNLNRRHLQEVHDPEIESRIASYELAFRMQSAAPELVDLSQETQATLDRYGCDRPEPSKTNYRGGGPNVYKTFARNCLLARRLVERGVRFVTLVHASWDHHSNLDEELGYNAGMADQPLAALVQDLKERGLLDSTLLVFAGEFGRTPLAENRGGKLPEKVGRDHHPSAFSVWLTGGGFKPGLTYGATDDIGWSVVENPVHINDFHATILHQFGFDHRKLALPFKGLNVRLTDQGGKVVKDLLS, encoded by the coding sequence ATGGATCCTCAAGAAGCCGCCTTTCTGTCCGCCCGTCGCAAGTTCATGACCTCGACTGCTTCGGGGCTTGGGCTCGCTGCGCTCACTTCTTTATTGCAGCGCGATGGCTTGCTCGCGGCGGAAGGAGAAAAACCGGACGAAGTGAATCCCCTCGCACCGAAGCAGCCTCATCACGCACCCAAAGCGAAGAGTTGCATCTTTATCCTGCCAGAAGGAGCGCCGAGTCATCTCGACCTATTCGATCAAAAACCAAAGCTGCAAGAATTGCACGGCCAGCAGTTGCCTGCTTCGCTGACCGAAAAAGTCCGCTTTGCTTTCATTAAGAAAGAGACAGCCGTTCTGTGGGGCAGTCGGCGCAAGTTCACCAAGCATGGCAACTGTGGGATGGAGCTGTCTGACTTTCTGCCGCACCTGGGTAAATGTGCGGATGATATTCAGCTGATTCGTTCGATGCACACCGATGCCTTTAATCATCACCCGGCACAACTCATGCTGATGAGTGGTGTGCCGCGCTTTGGTCGGCCGAGCATAGGTTCGTGGCTCACGTATGGCCTCGGTAGCGAGAGTGAAAACCTGCCCGGGTATGTGGTGCTGACCGCCGGTCGCGGCGGCAGTGGTGGTGTCTCGAACTGGTCGAGTGGATTTCTGCCGTCTACCTATCAGGGTGTGCTTTTCCGCGGTCAAGGCGATCCTGTACTCAACCTGGGCAATCCGCCGGGCATTACGCGCGAGATGCAGGACCGCGGACTCGAATCGCTGGGCAATCTCAACCGTCGGCATCTACAAGAGGTGCACGATCCCGAGATTGAAAGCCGCATCGCCAGTTATGAGTTGGCGTTCCGCATGCAATCTGCCGCGCCAGAACTAGTGGACTTAAGTCAAGAAACGCAGGCGACCCTCGATCGCTACGGTTGCGATCGCCCAGAGCCCTCGAAGACCAACTATCGCGGCGGCGGCCCCAATGTCTACAAGACGTTCGCCCGCAATTGCCTGCTCGCCCGTCGGTTGGTTGAACGAGGTGTGCGCTTCGTCACGCTGGTGCATGCGTCGTGGGATCATCACAGCAATCTCGATGAAGAATTGGGCTACAACGCGGGCATGGCCGATCAGCCCCTTGCCGCGCTGGTGCAAGATCTGAAAGAGCGCGGACTGCTCGACAGTACGCTGCTGGTTTTTGCCGGCGAGTTCGGTCGCACACCGCTGGCCGAGAATCGCGGCGGCAAATTACCCGAGAAAGTCGGCCGCGATCACCATCCCAGCGCGTTTAGCGTGTGGTTGACCGGCGGTGGCTTCAAGCCAGGGCTCACTTATGGTGCGACGGACGACATCGGCTGGTCGGTCGTCGAAAATCCCGTTCATATCAACGATTTTCACGCTACGATTTTGCATCAATTCGGCTTCGACCATCGCAAGCTGGCGCTCCCCTTCAAGGGGCTCAACGTTCGCCTTACCGATCAAGGGGGCAAGGTCGTGAAGGACTTGTTGAGTTAG
- the eboE gene encoding metabolite traffic protein EboE, whose translation MDLPVLGYCTNVHAGASLQQTRDNLQRHAVQVKRLFSPNEPMGIGLWLSAVSARELVQTRQVESFAGWLQDEGLLPYTFNGFPYGDFHQQVVKHRVYEPTWWEPARLEYTLQLVEILHALLPPGEEGSISTLPIAWGLPCPDRDQTLQAANQLRQLAQSLHALEERTGRLIYLCIEPEPGCVFSLADDAIHFFEWQLFRDDDANIVRRHIRLCHDVCHAAVMFEDQADVLKRYSEAGIEIGKIQVSAALRMNLDLLERPSSQTIHEHLMQVASFNEPRYLHQTSVRRPDAEGYIEEIFYEDLHLALAAERELIATNIAAGRRCGEWRVHFHVPIYQQELGLLSSTQEQIAQCLAAAPKYSNCRHYEVETYAWTVLPPELRPTELATGIAEELKWFKELWKGQN comes from the coding sequence ATGGATTTGCCGGTTCTCGGTTATTGCACGAACGTTCATGCCGGCGCGAGCTTGCAACAGACCCGCGACAATTTGCAGCGGCACGCGGTGCAGGTGAAGCGGCTCTTCTCGCCGAACGAGCCGATGGGCATTGGCCTCTGGCTATCGGCCGTTAGCGCGCGGGAACTCGTGCAAACGCGGCAAGTGGAATCATTCGCCGGCTGGTTGCAAGACGAGGGACTGCTGCCGTACACATTTAACGGCTTTCCTTACGGCGACTTTCATCAGCAGGTCGTCAAGCATCGCGTTTATGAGCCTACCTGGTGGGAGCCTGCGCGGCTCGAATACACGCTGCAACTCGTCGAAATCCTGCATGCCTTATTGCCCCCTGGCGAGGAAGGGAGCATTTCGACGTTGCCGATTGCCTGGGGACTGCCATGCCCGGATCGCGATCAAACCTTGCAGGCGGCCAATCAACTCCGGCAGTTGGCTCAGTCGCTGCACGCGCTTGAGGAGCGAACCGGCCGCCTGATTTATTTGTGCATTGAACCGGAGCCGGGCTGCGTGTTTTCGCTGGCCGACGACGCGATTCATTTCTTCGAATGGCAACTGTTTCGTGATGACGATGCCAACATCGTGCGCCGGCACATTCGACTGTGTCACGACGTCTGCCATGCAGCCGTCATGTTCGAAGATCAGGCTGATGTCCTCAAACGCTACTCAGAAGCCGGAATTGAGATCGGCAAGATTCAAGTCTCCGCTGCGCTGCGGATGAATCTCGATTTACTCGAGCGCCCGTCGTCACAGACGATTCACGAACATCTCATGCAAGTAGCCAGCTTTAACGAGCCGCGGTACTTGCACCAAACTTCGGTTCGCCGCCCCGATGCCGAAGGCTACATCGAGGAGATCTTCTACGAGGATCTGCACCTCGCCTTAGCTGCCGAGCGAGAACTGATTGCAACCAACATCGCCGCAGGTCGCCGCTGCGGCGAATGGCGGGTTCACTTTCACGTACCCATTTATCAACAAGAACTGGGACTTCTCTCTTCCACCCAAGAGCAAATCGCCCAGTGCCTTGCCGCGGCTCCCAAATACTCCAATTGCCGGCACTACGAAGTCGAGACTTACGCCTGGACCGTGCTCCCTCCGGAACTTCGTCCAACCGAACTAGCGACAGGTATTGCCGAAGAACTGAAGTGGTTTAAGGAGTTGTGGAAGGGGCAGAACTAG